A DNA window from Lepidochelys kempii isolate rLepKem1 chromosome 9, rLepKem1.hap2, whole genome shotgun sequence contains the following coding sequences:
- the SLC16A14 gene encoding monocarboxylate transporter 14 isoform X1, whose translation MCTTQEDIAYDFEDDSKDKTKTLKPNPNIDGGWAWMIVLSSFLVHILIMGSQMALGILNMEWLEEFSQSRGLTAWVSSLSMGITLIVGPFIGLFINTCGCRKTAITGGILNALGWVLSAYASNVHYLFITFGVTAGVGSGMVYLPAVVMVGQYFQKRRALAQGLSTTGTGFGTFLMTILLKHLCKEFGWRNAMFIQGAVSLNLCVCGALMRPLSSRKDANEKGVKRNSSEDYHAKALFHSAKPIKSNGVLHEEQEKKEGPVNDKVLDNIQAMKCKGKTRRGKHLYALCILKRVSQLTVTIKKGFGTWYSSYFGAASLFTNRVFVAFVFWALFAYSSFVIPFIHLPEIVKQYNLSTQNDVFPLTSIIAIVHIFGKVILGIISDLPCISTWNVFLTANFTLVTCILILPLMHTYISLAMVCALIGFSSGYFSLMPVVTEDLVGIEHLANAYGIILCANGISALLGPPFAGWIYDITQKYDFSFYICGLLYMVGIIFLLIQPCIQKKQSKDKPTESTKV comes from the exons ATGTGCACCACTCAAGAAGATATTGCATATGATTTTGAAGATGATTCAAAAGATAAGACTAAGACACTTAAGCCTAATCCAAACATTGATGGCGGATGGGCTTGGATGAttgtcctttcttccttccttgtaCATATACTCATCATGGGGTCACAAATGGCCCTTGGAATACTTAACATGGAATGGCTTGAAGAATTCAGTCAAAGTCGAGGCTTGACTGCCTGGGTTAGCTCCCTTAGCATGGGTATTACATTGATCGTAG GTCCTTTCATTGGTTTATTCATTAACACATGTGGGTGCCGCAAGACAGCAATAACTGGCGGGATCTTGAATGCCCTAGGCTGGGTATTGAGTGCCTATGCCTCAAATGTACATTACCTCTTCATTACATTTGGTGTGACAGCTG GTGTTGGGAGTGGCATGGTTTATCTTCCTGCAGTGGTCATGGTAGGACAGTATTTTCAGAAGAGAAGAGCACTCGCTCAGGGACTTAGTACCACTGGAACAGGGTTTGGAACATTTCTAATGACCATTTTACTGAAGCATCTGTGTAAGGAATTTGGATGGAGGAATGCAATGTTCATCCAGGGTGCTGTGTCTCTGAACCTGTGTGTCTGCGGAGCGCTCATGAGGCCACTTTCTTCCAGGAAGGATGCCAATGAAAAAGGTGTTAAGAGAAACAGTAGTGAAGATTATCATGCAAAAGCTCTGTTCCACTCTGCAAAGCCCATAAAATCTAATGGGGTATTACATGAAGAGCAAGAGAAAAAAGAAGGACCAGTTAATGACAAAGTGCTTGATAATATTCAAGCTATGAAGTGCAAAGGTAAAACCAGACGTGGAAAGCATTTGTATGCTCTTTGCATTCTCAAGAGAGTGAGCCAGCTGACTGTTACAATCAAGAAGGGGTTTGGAACATGGTACTCCAGCTACTTTGGGGCTGCATCACTTTTTACTAATAGAGTATTTGTGGCCTTTGTGTTTTGGGCATTGTTTGCATACAGCAGCTTTGTTATTCCTTTTATTCATCTTCCAGAAATCGTCAAACAGTATAATTTATCCACACAGAATGATGTATTTCCTTTGACCTCGATTATAGCCATAGTTCATATATTTGGAAAGGTGATCCTTGGAATCATCTCTGATTTACCCTGTATCAGTACTTGGAATGTCTTTCTGACAGCTAACTTCACTCTTGTCACCTGTATTCTTATTTTGCCATTAATGCATACATATATTAGCCTGGCAATGGTTTGTGCCCTAATAGGATTTTCCAGTGGATATTTTTCTCTCATGCCTGTTGTGACTGAAGATTTAGTTGGGATAGAGCATCTTGCAAATGCTTACGGCATCATACTTTGTGCCAATGGGATATCTGCACTGCTAGGACCACCATTTGCAG